Proteins encoded within one genomic window of Desulfonatronum thiodismutans:
- the nifU gene encoding Fe-S cluster assembly protein NifU, whose translation MWDYTDKVRDHFLNPRNAGPMDDPTVVGEVGSLACGDALKLFLKIDDAGRITDATFQTFGCASAIASSSVLTELLKGKTVDEAAAITNKEIAMELGGLPREKMHCSVMGQEALESALKRYRGELDPLVKPEGEIVCKCFGVTDVQIRRAITENDLTTVEEITDYTKAGGGCGECVLDLERILAETRGTEPAKPKPVAPKRKLTNLQRMQLVTKVIDEEIRPSLKKDRGDIELLDIEGAKVLVSMRGACSGCPSSQLTIKELVQRRLRDAVDPDIIVEEVRS comes from the coding sequence ATGTGGGATTATACCGACAAAGTCCGCGACCATTTTCTCAACCCTCGCAACGCCGGTCCGATGGACGACCCCACGGTGGTCGGCGAAGTGGGCAGTCTGGCCTGCGGCGACGCACTGAAGCTGTTTTTAAAAATCGACGACGCGGGGCGGATAACCGACGCAACCTTTCAGACCTTCGGCTGCGCCAGCGCCATCGCCTCCAGCTCCGTGCTCACGGAGCTGCTCAAGGGCAAAACCGTGGACGAAGCCGCGGCCATCACCAATAAAGAGATCGCCATGGAACTGGGCGGACTGCCCAGGGAAAAGATGCACTGTTCCGTCATGGGCCAGGAAGCCCTGGAATCGGCCCTGAAGCGCTACCGCGGCGAGCTGGACCCCCTGGTCAAACCCGAGGGCGAAATCGTCTGCAAGTGCTTCGGCGTCACGGACGTCCAGATCCGCCGGGCCATCACCGAAAACGATCTGACCACGGTGGAGGAAATCACCGACTACACCAAGGCCGGTGGCGGTTGCGGAGAATGCGTGCTGGACCTGGAGCGCATCCTGGCCGAAACCCGGGGCACGGAACCGGCCAAACCCAAGCCCGTCGCGCCCAAGCGCAAGCTGACCAACCTCCAGCGGATGCAGCTGGTGACCAAGGTCATTGACGAGGAAATCCGGCCCAGCCTGAAAAAGGACCGCGGCGACATCGAGCTGCTGGACATCGAGGGAGCCAAGGTATTGGTCTCCATGCGCGGGGCCTGCTCCGGCTGTCCTTCCAGCCAGTTGACCATCAAGGAACTGGTCCAACGTCGGTTGCGCGACGCCGTGGACCCGGACATCATCGTGGAGGAGGTGCGCTCATGA